The sequence TCAATCCATAGCATATGCTCAGCAATCAGCGAGTGGAAACAAATACCCCAAAGACACGAAGAGAATACAGAAATTATATGCAAAGAGAAAGAAACAGATAAACCATCTACTTCATGCCGCCGCAAAAAAAGTTATAGAACTTGCAGAAAAAGAAGGTGTAACAAAAATAATAATAGGGGATATAACTTACATACGAGAGAACAAAGATATGGGACATATAAACAATCAAAAATTCCACAAATGGCCATTTAAGAGAATAGAAAGCTTGATAACATACAAAGCAGAAGATAAAGGAATAAGGGTAGAAAAACAAGAAGAAAGCTACACAAGCCAATGCAGTCCTTATGAAGAAGAAGTAAGTGAAAAAACCGCGAAGAAAACAAACCGCAAACAAAGAGGGCTGTATATTATTGAAAACAGACTACTCAATGCTGATTGTGTAGGAGCATATAACATAATGAAAAAGTATCTGCGAAGGATAGGAAGACCTATCACGGCAGTAGTGGGGTTGGACACCCCAGTTGCGTACCGATGGGACTTTTATCGAGGTTTCATCGGGAGCACGAAGCGCGCCAATTCATTGGCGATGTAGTTCACAAATGCTGATGTGGAAGTAGGCTATATCATCCCAAAGGGATTCTCAAAGCGTATCGAAACCAGTGCAAAAGCTAAAATACAGGTTGTCAAATTGGGTGAAAATCAGAGCGCTACCACTATATCAACGATTATGAACGGCTATATATCCAAGATAAGGACGGCCTATATCACCGCAGATACCGTTAAAAAACAGCTAAAAGACGGGGGGATTTTCGACAATGTATATACAGAAACCCTTGCAAAATTAAATAAACCTGCAGCCACTGTAAAAGTTGAAGAGATAACGAAAAACACAGTAAGGCAAAATGATAAGAAGTCTTATTCGCCCAATGTAGGGTTTGTAGTAATGTTTGTGATGTTTATGATCACATTTGCTATGGGTGCAATTTTACAGGAAAAGAAAGAGGGTACATGGGGAAGACTGCTTTCTACTCCAACATCCCCATTTGAGATACTGGGAGGACATTTTCTGGGAGTTTTCGCACAGGGATATATACAGATGTTTATATTGGTGGTTTTGACTTCAATTTTATTTAATACCTACTGGGGAAATTCATACTTTCTCCTTTTTATAGTTATGAGCGCTTTTTTGTTGGCTGTCATGGGGCTGGGTCTTATGCTTTCGGGCTTTGTCAGGACCTATGCTCAGCTAGGTGCCTTAGGACCAATAGTCATAGTACCTACTTCTATGATCAGCGGTATCTATTGGCCGGTTGATATCATGCCTGATTTTATGCAAAAATTAGCTTTATTCATGCCTCAGTACTGGGCTATGAAAGGAATAGCTTCCCTGGTACTTGGAGGAGGGGATTTTACAATTATACTTATGCCTGTGCTGATTCTTTTGGGATTTGCAGTCGTGTTTTTTACCATAGGGATAGGGCTTTTGAGGGAGTAACCATTGTATGGAAAAAACTTTATCTTCGCGCTTCTTTTCTTATGAAAGGTTCATTTACCTCGGGTGATATAAGCATCGTATATCGATCGGGTTTTCTGAATGCATTTCCCCAAGTTTCCCGACTTCTATAATCTCGCAATTTATCGATATCAAACTCTGCTATATATATTCCCTCGTTTTTTCCGGCCTTGATGACAAGCATATCTCTTGATTTGCCATTTTCGTCATATGCCATTCCATCGTACGCCATGGAATTTCCATGTTCTTCACCTGCATAGTTTGCCAGGGCAATTGCCACCATATTTTCAAAAGCTCTCGCCCTTAGTTGAGCAGTTCGGTTAATGTCCATTTCACAGGCGTTAGGTATTAATATAATCTCAGCACCTTTTAGCATCAGTATCCTTGCGCTTTCGGGGAATTCCCTGTCGTAGCATATCATGGCTCCGACTTTTATATCGCCGCTTTTTGTATTTAAATCGCATACATAGAAATCTTCACCTGGCGTGCACGCTGCCTCTAAAGAAAAGTCGCATGTATGGACTTTGGCATATGTCATGACAATCTTGCCGTGCCTATCTATGAGTGCTATTGAATTTCTCGGCAAACCAGGCCATTTTTCCAGATAAGTTATTGCAATGGCCATATCTAATTCTCTGGCCAGATTAGTGAAGTGCACAATAAAATCGTCATTCTGGTTTATAGCCTGTTCCTTCCATTTTTCTCTCAATTTCGGGTATTTAGGGTTGAAGGGGTCGTAGTCGTGTTCCCAAACTTCGTGATGATAGGGTGTGTAGCCGATATTCCACATCTCGGGGAAAAGGGCTATATCAGCACCCAATTTGCTGGCCTTGCGGCAAAATTCATCACCTTTTTCAAGGTTTTTTCGTTGATTGTTTCCATGAGGAAACATTTGCAGCAGTGCGACTTTAATTATCATAAACTTTACTCCTTTTTTATATTTTATTAATATTCGAAGGATATATTGCTAAAAATAATTATACCATATTTTAGTCATCAAACATCTTAATCTGTGATTCGTGATTTAGATGTTCCCTAAAAGTCGCTTGCCGATGTTATTGAATTTTTTCGCAAACAAGCTATTTTTGTAAATATTATAAATTACGGATCGAAGATCCTAATTTTAAACCTTGACATACATAAAAAAAATTATAATTATGATAGTAAGGACTTACTATTTATGTTAATATTTAATTAGCATTTATTGCTGATTGTAAGGCAAATGGGGGAGGTTTTATACGATGTATAGTAAAACAAAGACTTTTCTTTACAGATTTTTTTATACTTTTAAACTCATATGGGATACCAGTCCTGCGATATATTTATTGAAAGTACTCACGACACTTTTTAACGGCTTGCAACCGGTTGTCGCAGTTTATCTTACCAAGCTCATCGTAGATGCCATAGTTGCAGGGATCCGGGCGGGAGATTTTCAGCCTTACTATAGAAGAATTATTTTTTATGTAGTACTTCAGATAGGGATATTGTTTATAAAATTTGTTATTACTAACATTAGTCAGCTGATAGATACTGTGTTCGGCGATATACTGGCAAGCCACATAAGGATACAGATAATGAATAAGGCTAAAGATGTGGATTATATTTACTTTGATATGCCTGAATTTTATAATAGTATGGAAAATGCAAATCGTGAAGCGGGCTACAGGCCGATGAGCATCATGTCTAATGCTTTTGGCTTTTTGAGTACTTTAATAACCTTTTTAGGTTTTGCTGCAGTGATATCAAGATATAGTGTTTTAGTTATGTTACTTGTTATAATCCTGTCTATACCTGCCAGCATCGTTGATAATAGGTTTCGAAAAAAGATATTCAGTATTATGAGTTCTAAGTCAAAGGAAAGGCGCAAGCTTGATTACATAGCTAATCTGTTGACTTTAAAGGATTATGCCAAAGAGGTAAGGCTTTTTGATCTGGGCGGATACTTTATTGGTCGATACTTAAGCGTATTTAAAGAATACATAAAGGACTACAGCAGGGTTATAACATGGCAGAGCATATATTCTACAATAGCACTGGCGGTTTCGTTTTTAAGCGTAGGTGTTGCCAGCTTAATGATAGGGGCTGACGCGTTAAGAGGAAAAATAAGCATTGGCGATTTTACGATGTACTTTGGCGCTTTAACAGATATGAGAGCAAGCTTAAATAGCATATTATTTGTTTCGGGATTTCTTTATGAAGGTATGCTTTTTATGGGCAATCTGATATCCTTTTTAAAGGGAGCACCGCAAACGTCGCAGCAAAATTCGAAAGTCCAATATGCTCCATTAAAGAAAGGACAGCATACTATAGAATTTGTGGATGTATCTTTCAAATATCCTGGGAGTGATAGATACGCCCTTAAAAATATAAATCTGAAAATAGATCCCGGGCAGACTGTAGCGCTGGTTGGATTGAATGGAGCAGGTAAGACGACGCTTATAAAGCTGATGATTGGCCTTTATGATCCTACGGAAGGACGTATACTCATAGATGGAAAGGACATAAAAGAATACAACAGAAAAGAGCTTCAGTCCATTTTCGGCGTAGTTTTTCAAGATTTTTGCCATTACGCCTTTACGTTGGGAGAGAACATTGGCTTTGGTAAGATTGAGAATGTTGAAGATGAAGATATGATAAGAGAGGCAGCAAAAAAATGCGGAGTGGACGAATTTGCAGAAAAATTGCCCAAGGGATATAAAACCCATCTCACAAGGAATTTTGAGCTTGATGGCGTTGACCTATCTATAGGACAATGGCAGAAGGTGTCTATAGCAAGAGCGTTTTTCAGGCAGGCAGATGTGCTTATTTTGGATGAACCTACGGCGTCTTTGGACCCCCAAGCGGAATATGAAGTATACCAGCAATTTGAGCAGTTAAAAGGCGACAAGACCACTGTATTTGTATCCCACAGGCTATCCAGCACCACTCTGGCTACAAAAATAATATTTTTAGACAACGGCAAAATTAAGGAAATAGGTAACCACCAGCAATTAATGGAAAAGAATGGTGAGTACGCAAAATTATTTAAAATGCAAGCAGAAAGGTATCAGGACAAAAAAGCTGTAAATGCGTAAACAGAAAGTATTTATTTAAAGTAGATCGGCTTTATAGTAAATAGTAAGTATTATTAAGTTACAAAAAGGGATTTTAAAAAGGGGATTTACAATTTCCCCTTTTTCTTGTCTATTTTATCTGCACATATTCTCTAAAAGGAGGTCCAGCAATTCTCTATCGACATTAAATCCATGATAGTGTTCATATTTGGCACCTGGCCGCCCATGCTCTACAATTCCAAAAGGTCCCTCAAAATTCCACAGGGAGTATCCCCATTTAAATTCTTTATACAGGCTTAAAAGATCTTTAAACCAACGCAAGGCGACATCGTTGGGTGTCTTATTAAAGCACCCAAATTCACCGATATGTACTTTAACCCCTCTCTGCTGTAGCTCCAGCCATGGTTTATAATAATCCCGCAAGGTTTCTTTATTCCACACCTTACCGCCCCAAACCAGATCAGGATATGTTGGTTCTGGTAACCCTTTATAACCATCCCACCACATCGCCTGGTAGTGTGTTAAAGCCATGGGTTGATAACCTCTGCCACTGTGGATAACGCCTAAATCAGCCAGCTCGGGCATGGCGATGTTGCCTCCACCCAGACCGTCTATGACGATTTCACGATCTGGATCTATCTGACGTATAGCATTCACCGTACGGGTTATTATAGCCGCGTGATTTTCACGGGTCATTCCGTATTGGCCAATGTTTGGCGGTTCATTTACAAGATCAAAGCTAAGATATTTGCTGGAAATTCCTTTGTATCTCTTAGCAAAGAGTTCCCATTGAAAGACAAAACCATCCTGTGCTATTTTATCCTGCCAGAGGTTATCCCGCTCTATATCGTTGCGATTTATACAATAACCTGGTGCTCTGTGTAAATTTAAACACATGTGTATGTTGCGCGACTGGCATTCGTGCAAGTATGAATCAATATACTCGAAAACTTGCTCATCGGGATGGAAATAGTCGAAATTTTTCGTCCAAAACCGATAATCGGTGGGTATTCTGACAAAGTTAAATCCCATTTCTGCTAAAAAATCCAATGCGCGCTTATCTGGCGGCTGCGGTTTCTTTCCTTCCTCCCAAACATACATCCATTGAAAATTAAAACCATACTTTTCCATTATTCTCCCCTCTTTCTTTCTTTTTTAATTCCGCTTTTCACATACCAAAACAGCAATCTATACGGTATAATATAATTATAACACGCT comes from Caldanaerobius fijiensis DSM 17918 and encodes:
- a CDS encoding carbon-nitrogen hydrolase family protein, with the protein product MIIKVALLQMFPHGNNQRKNLEKGDEFCRKASKLGADIALFPEMWNIGYTPYHHEVWEHDYDPFNPKYPKLREKWKEQAINQNDDFIVHFTNLARELDMAIAITYLEKWPGLPRNSIALIDRHGKIVMTYAKVHTCDFSLEAACTPGEDFYVCDLNTKSGDIKVGAMICYDREFPESARILMLKGAEIILIPNACEMDINRTAQLRARAFENMVAIALANYAGEEHGNSMAYDGMAYDENGKSRDMLVIKAGKNEGIYIAEFDIDKLRDYRSRETWGNAFRKPDRYTMLISPEVNEPFIRKEARR
- a CDS encoding ABC transporter ATP-binding protein → MYSKTKTFLYRFFYTFKLIWDTSPAIYLLKVLTTLFNGLQPVVAVYLTKLIVDAIVAGIRAGDFQPYYRRIIFYVVLQIGILFIKFVITNISQLIDTVFGDILASHIRIQIMNKAKDVDYIYFDMPEFYNSMENANREAGYRPMSIMSNAFGFLSTLITFLGFAAVISRYSVLVMLLVIILSIPASIVDNRFRKKIFSIMSSKSKERRKLDYIANLLTLKDYAKEVRLFDLGGYFIGRYLSVFKEYIKDYSRVITWQSIYSTIALAVSFLSVGVASLMIGADALRGKISIGDFTMYFGALTDMRASLNSILFVSGFLYEGMLFMGNLISFLKGAPQTSQQNSKVQYAPLKKGQHTIEFVDVSFKYPGSDRYALKNINLKIDPGQTVALVGLNGAGKTTLIKLMIGLYDPTEGRILIDGKDIKEYNRKELQSIFGVVFQDFCHYAFTLGENIGFGKIENVEDEDMIREAAKKCGVDEFAEKLPKGYKTHLTRNFELDGVDLSIGQWQKVSIARAFFRQADVLILDEPTASLDPQAEYEVYQQFEQLKGDKTTVFVSHRLSSTTLATKIIFLDNGKIKEIGNHQQLMEKNGEYAKLFKMQAERYQDKKAVNA
- a CDS encoding glycoside hydrolase family 5 protein, whose amino-acid sequence is MEKYGFNFQWMYVWEEGKKPQPPDKRALDFLAEMGFNFVRIPTDYRFWTKNFDYFHPDEQVFEYIDSYLHECQSRNIHMCLNLHRAPGYCINRNDIERDNLWQDKIAQDGFVFQWELFAKRYKGISSKYLSFDLVNEPPNIGQYGMTRENHAAIITRTVNAIRQIDPDREIVIDGLGGGNIAMPELADLGVIHSGRGYQPMALTHYQAMWWDGYKGLPEPTYPDLVWGGKVWNKETLRDYYKPWLELQQRGVKVHIGEFGCFNKTPNDVALRWFKDLLSLYKEFKWGYSLWNFEGPFGIVEHGRPGAKYEHYHGFNVDRELLDLLLENMCR
- a CDS encoding RNA-guided endonuclease TnpB family protein — translated: MSIDLGINNLMTCYITTGKTFIISGRQLLSINRYYDKKIAYYQSIAYAQQSASGNKYPKDTKRIQKLYAKRKKQINHLLHAAAKKVIELAEKEGVTKIIIGDITYIRENKDMGHINNQKFHKWPFKRIESLITYKAEDKGIRVEKQEESYTSQCSPYEEEVSEKTAKKTNRKQRGLYIIENRLLNADCVGAYNIMKKYLRRIGRPITAVVGLDTPVAYRWDFYRGFIGSTKRANSLAM
- a CDS encoding ABC transporter permease, translating into MEVGYIIPKGFSKRIETSAKAKIQVVKLGENQSATTISTIMNGYISKIRTAYITADTVKKQLKDGGIFDNVYTETLAKLNKPAATVKVEEITKNTVRQNDKKSYSPNVGFVVMFVMFMITFAMGAILQEKKEGTWGRLLSTPTSPFEILGGHFLGVFAQGYIQMFILVVLTSILFNTYWGNSYFLLFIVMSAFLLAVMGLGLMLSGFVRTYAQLGALGPIVIVPTSMISGIYWPVDIMPDFMQKLALFMPQYWAMKGIASLVLGGGDFTIILMPVLILLGFAVVFFTIGIGLLRE